The following are encoded in a window of Pedobacter cryoconitis genomic DNA:
- a CDS encoding thiol-activated cytolysin family protein, producing the protein MILLSVLIYSCKKDNLKGISRSLQSGLKTPEIPRFSMRAGHYSDPKNINGILNKSKLNDAATFDNRSPWTTSSVKPDGPGRVTNGFDLTGKEDPNKVSYLQAFKSNVFVIADNQMSLNIFPGAIIDGGSISAYGYYEPQMQKGIENNKRPVTVSTSIPVSPDNTVRTFWPRPSNDRAFQRQALSELERLYPGETGISRLQVEIDTFSVYEELKTLYGYNKNIGLFIVNYGKNSTENTHTIATSSAIKIKFYQEHFYMDVDGNLPAKGELIDFNGLDQSVFGGTEPCYVSRVAYGRMGIMLVESTSSASALYSAVNKQVQILEGVVGVGTHLTAEEESVINQAKIRVKFTGLGTDKDKPTDVFGVAGFIETLSANASYDKDHPGIPISYQLKTIRGDKLIEAPFDINYGSYDKPYARIEYRNIQRSNEKFSSSSFLDQIKADLVIACYSSPLCTPESEFQAPNFISFNYKIISNNYTYDPQGHSPDDEDNKYTMNYSTNNKQKTKPLFLNRADPYLRYYGSYLNPKISKYESQAWLLDGAGYFLADKWGSPYGWTLQL; encoded by the coding sequence ATGATACTGCTATCTGTCCTTATTTACAGTTGTAAAAAGGATAATTTAAAGGGCATTAGCAGAAGCTTGCAGTCGGGTTTAAAAACACCGGAAATACCCCGATTCTCAATGCGGGCCGGGCACTACAGTGATCCGAAAAATATTAACGGAATACTCAATAAGAGTAAATTAAACGATGCTGCCACTTTTGATAACCGGAGTCCATGGACTACTTCGAGCGTAAAGCCTGATGGCCCCGGGAGGGTGACCAATGGGTTTGACCTTACGGGTAAGGAAGATCCCAACAAAGTTTCTTATTTGCAGGCATTTAAAAGTAATGTATTTGTGATTGCAGACAATCAAATGTCGTTGAATATTTTCCCTGGAGCAATAATCGATGGTGGAAGTATTTCTGCCTATGGTTATTATGAACCCCAAATGCAAAAAGGTATAGAAAATAACAAGAGGCCAGTAACGGTATCTACCTCTATTCCAGTTAGCCCGGACAATACCGTCAGAACGTTTTGGCCAAGGCCCAGTAATGACAGGGCTTTTCAGAGACAAGCACTAAGCGAACTCGAAAGGCTCTATCCGGGAGAGACAGGTATTAGTCGCTTACAAGTAGAAATTGACACTTTTTCTGTTTATGAGGAATTGAAGACCCTTTATGGTTACAACAAGAACATTGGCCTTTTTATTGTGAATTATGGTAAGAATTCTACAGAAAACACGCATACCATAGCCACAAGCTCTGCCATTAAAATAAAGTTTTATCAGGAACATTTTTACATGGACGTAGATGGTAATTTACCCGCAAAAGGCGAGCTGATAGATTTCAATGGTCTGGATCAATCTGTTTTTGGTGGCACTGAGCCTTGTTATGTGAGTAGGGTTGCCTATGGAAGAATGGGGATTATGCTCGTCGAGTCAACTTCCAGTGCCTCTGCTTTGTACAGTGCAGTAAATAAACAAGTACAGATCCTGGAAGGTGTCGTGGGGGTAGGTACACACTTAACCGCGGAGGAAGAAAGTGTGATCAACCAGGCTAAAATCAGAGTCAAATTCACTGGGCTCGGTACTGATAAGGATAAACCAACAGACGTTTTTGGAGTAGCAGGTTTCATAGAAACTTTGTCTGCTAATGCATCATATGATAAAGACCATCCAGGCATTCCTATTAGTTACCAACTCAAAACAATTAGGGGCGACAAACTGATTGAAGCTCCGTTTGATATCAATTACGGAAGCTATGATAAGCCATATGCTAGAATTGAATATAGAAATATTCAAAGATCTAATGAAAAGTTCTCAAGTAGTAGTTTTTTAGATCAGATAAAGGCAGACCTTGTAATCGCTTGCTATTCTTCACCGTTGTGTACCCCGGAGTCTGAATTCCAGGCACCAAATTTCATTTCGTTCAATTATAAAATTATATCTAATAATTATACTTACGACCCACAAGGTCATTCACCCGATGACGAGGATAATAAGTATACTATGAATTATAGTACAAATAATAAACAAAAAACTAAACCACTATTCTTAAACCGGGCAGACCCATATCTGAGGTATTACGGTAGTTATCTTAATCCAAAAATAAGTAAATATGAATCACAGGCTTGGTTACTTGATGGGGCGGGTTATTTCCTGGCAGATAAGTGGGGGAGTCCATATGGATGGACACTTCAATTATAG
- a CDS encoding thiol-activated cytolysin family protein — MKKSLYLFFALSVLLNLSCKKDKLSNTDPYDDKRKALLSSHFQDLKIETFSPIYLGKSSLKDLLDKKKRNELIKVRDSLWRNSLGKSSFYQSDEMIVTPDNSSYIYPGSIIKAASVNSGIFEPLTGFAGKPINVALSFPSGKSYGVIDYPALSSSRVFLRNALMDPDFSGTQIVDFLFNASSFTNYNEVKLAYGYNMDEKALFYSVNTSFNYNSSRTNYSTGMMATYTVKNFTYSMSDPTENELIDRAALPANIFEGVSPVFINSVTYGRFGFFMIETNNTSSQMRSVFEKMVKKIFKKTDENLTQEEKQLISTCRITLNLLGKPGGGSITKLLTNPDSDALSNFISENLGVFTAKDPGVPISFTAKYLKNNTLFKTVFHLDFPY; from the coding sequence ATGAAAAAATCTCTATATCTATTTTTTGCTTTATCAGTGTTACTTAATTTATCCTGTAAAAAGGATAAATTAAGTAACACTGATCCATATGATGATAAGCGGAAAGCCCTTTTATCTTCTCATTTTCAGGATTTAAAAATTGAAACCTTCAGCCCAATTTATTTAGGCAAGAGCAGTTTAAAAGATTTGCTGGACAAAAAAAAAAGAAACGAACTAATTAAAGTCAGAGATAGTTTATGGCGTAATTCGCTGGGAAAATCATCTTTTTATCAATCCGACGAGATGATTGTGACTCCGGACAACAGTTCTTATATTTATCCTGGATCTATTATTAAAGCCGCGTCGGTTAACTCCGGAATTTTTGAACCATTAACCGGATTTGCTGGAAAGCCTATTAACGTGGCACTATCCTTTCCTTCAGGCAAATCTTATGGAGTAATTGATTACCCCGCACTATCCAGCAGCCGGGTATTTCTGCGAAATGCATTAATGGATCCGGATTTTTCGGGCACCCAGATTGTAGATTTCTTATTCAATGCATCTTCTTTCACCAATTATAACGAGGTAAAACTTGCCTATGGTTACAATATGGATGAGAAAGCTTTGTTTTATTCTGTAAATACCTCATTCAATTACAACTCTAGCCGAACGAATTATTCAACGGGGATGATGGCCACGTATACTGTGAAAAATTTCACTTACAGCATGTCAGACCCTACTGAAAATGAACTTATTGACCGCGCTGCATTACCTGCAAACATTTTCGAAGGTGTATCTCCGGTATTCATCAACTCGGTAACCTATGGCCGCTTTGGCTTCTTCATGATAGAAACCAATAACACGAGTTCCCAGATGAGGAGCGTATTTGAGAAAATGGTGAAAAAGATTTTTAAAAAGACGGATGAGAATCTGACCCAGGAAGAAAAGCAGTTAATCAGCACCTGCAGGATCACATTGAATCTGTTGGGTAAACCAGGCGGTGGCTCGATTACTAAACTTCTGACCAATCCGGACTCCGATGCGTTGTCTAACTTTATTTCCGAAAACCTGGGTGTCTTTACCGCAAAAGATCCTGGTGTACCCATCTCGTTTACTGCGAAATACCTAAAAAACAACACTTTATTTAAAACAGTATTTCATTTGGATTTTCCCTACTAA
- a CDS encoding thiol-activated cytolysin family protein, producing MKKNYQILKMAICFAVLITSSCKKNNDNLSEDKGAYIAPKGYVSQFKGFPKYPYEPIETDVYDKQAIVDIQNKVNRKKQNSVDFIRDSVWIGGGGKTAFYESTEMPAVTEEIRKQVYLGAIVRGDMAGDPKDFVPVALSVEERNPITMYANFPTDSISRTVSILGPSIDKSYIRAALKAGSGEQLQSFSYEMTSYRKFDELKRSFGANVDIGGLFKLNYLDTTVHQRTQTHVMASFTQENFSLNIEPPIYKPFLKDPVNMAKFGGYDPLIVSSVTYGRKGILIMDSDSSYNMVQKTLSLVFTVTIDVKNLLGARPDASVQLGPTLKAELGLRLSKEQKELLQTAHVKMYVLGPDGKSIGAIVKGLEGFADIMSGGGVFSANTYGSPLYYTLNYLGDFKTFRTRFKINTPNN from the coding sequence TTCCTGTAAAAAGAACAACGATAATCTTAGTGAGGATAAAGGAGCATATATAGCTCCCAAGGGTTATGTCTCACAGTTTAAAGGTTTTCCAAAGTATCCTTATGAACCAATTGAAACTGATGTTTATGATAAACAAGCCATAGTCGATATTCAAAATAAGGTAAATCGTAAAAAACAAAACTCAGTAGATTTTATCAGGGACAGCGTATGGATAGGTGGGGGAGGGAAAACCGCCTTTTACGAATCCACAGAAATGCCTGCAGTTACTGAAGAGATTAGAAAACAGGTATACCTGGGTGCAATTGTAAGAGGTGATATGGCTGGAGATCCAAAAGACTTCGTTCCGGTCGCATTATCTGTTGAAGAAAGAAACCCTATTACCATGTATGCTAATTTCCCTACAGATAGTATATCAAGAACAGTTAGCATCCTTGGGCCCAGTATAGACAAATCATATATTAGGGCAGCTTTAAAGGCAGGATCCGGTGAGCAGCTGCAATCTTTTAGTTATGAAATGACTTCATACCGAAAATTCGACGAACTTAAACGTTCATTTGGAGCTAATGTTGACATCGGCGGTTTATTTAAGTTAAATTATTTAGATACAACTGTCCACCAAAGAACACAAACCCATGTAATGGCCTCTTTCACACAAGAAAACTTTTCACTTAACATAGAGCCACCTATTTATAAGCCATTCCTAAAAGACCCTGTAAACATGGCTAAATTTGGTGGATACGATCCTTTGATTGTCAGTTCAGTTACTTATGGCAGGAAAGGTATTCTGATCATGGATTCAGATTCTTCTTATAATATGGTACAGAAAACATTATCACTTGTGTTTACAGTTACCATTGATGTTAAAAATCTATTGGGAGCAAGACCTGATGCTTCCGTGCAGCTTGGCCCTACGCTCAAAGCTGAGCTGGGTTTAAGGCTGAGCAAAGAGCAAAAGGAACTTTTGCAGACCGCTCATGTAAAAATGTATGTATTAGGCCCGGATGGTAAAAGCATAGGAGCAATCGTTAAAGGGCTTGAGGGCTTTGCTGATATTATGAGCGGTGGAGGTGTGTTTTCTGCGAACACTTACGGATCTCCGTTATATTATACGCTTAATTATTTAGGCGACTTCAAGACTTTCAGAACGAGATTCAAAATTAATACTCCAAATAATTAG